Proteins encoded within one genomic window of Naumovozyma dairenensis CBS 421 chromosome 6, complete genome:
- the ERG11 gene encoding sterol 14-demethylase (similar to Saccharomyces cerevisiae ERG11 (YHR007C); ancestral locus Anc_5.588), translating to MSDPIQETVTSIVSEVVEAASEITSSIVNTATAAATQVASEILNEKTNQSSSSLVVQLFNCLEFAISYFLSLPLFHKISIIFITPFLYSITWQLLYSMRKDRPPMVFYWIPWVGSAVTYGQRPYDFFADAQKKHGDIFSFLLLGKVMTVYLGPKGHEFIFNAKLADVSAEEAYSHLTTPVFGKGVIYDVPNHRLMDQKKFVKGALSKEAFKTYVPLFKEEILKYFKDSKNFDYNNKEKTGEIDVMVTQPEMTIFTASRTLLGKEMREKLNTSFAGLYTDLDRGFTPINFVFPNLPFLAHYKKRDHAQRTISDTYLSLIKKRRAENDIQDRDLIDTLMKNSTYKDGVKMTDREIANLLIGVLMGGQHTSAATSAWVLLHLAERPDVQQELYDEQMRITENGTKELDYETLENMPLLNQTIKETLRLHHPLHSLFRKVIRDMQVPNTPYVIPKGYHVLVSPGYTHLQEHYFPEPTKFNIHRWDNDASSSYSNGDEIDYGFGAITKGVSSPYLPFGGGRHRCIGELYAYCQLDVIISEFIRHMKWRFAEKGQTVPISDFTSMVTLPTGPAKIIWEKRVPNEKV from the coding sequence ATGTCTGACCCTATACAAGAGACAGTCACCTCAATTGTCTCGGAAGTTGTTGAAGCTGCTTCAGAAATCACATCTTCCATCGTCAACACTGCCACCGCGGCAGCCACCCAAGTTGCATCTGAAATTCTAAATGAAAAAACTAATcaatcatcatcttcattggTTGTACAACTATTCAATTGTCTGGAATTCGCCATATCATACTTCTTATCCTTACCATTATTCCACAAAATCTCTATAATCTTCATCACTCCATTCCTTTACTCTATAACATGGCAATTACTATACTCCATGAGGAAAGATCGTCCACCAATGGTTTTCTACTGGATCCCATGGGTCGGTTCTGCTGTCACATACGGTCAAAGACCCTACGATTTCTTCGCTGATGCTCAAAAGAAACACGGAGATATCTTCtcattcttattattaggTAAAGTTATGACTGTCTATTTGGGTCCAAAGGGTCATGAATTTATCTTCAACGCTAAATTGGCTGATGTATCCGCTGAAGAAGCTTACTCTCACTTGACAACACCAGTCTTTGGTAAGGGTGTCATTTATGATGTTCCTAATCATCGTTTAATGgatcaaaaaaaattcgTTAAAGGTGCTTTGTCAAAGGAAGCATTCAAGACATATGTTCCATTGTTTAAAGAGGAAATCTTGAAGTATTTTAAAGATTCTAAAAATTTcgattataataataaggaaAAGACTGGAGAAATTGACGTTATGGTCACTCAACCTGAAATGACAATTTTCACTGCATCAAGAACTTTACTTGGTAAGGAAATGAGAGAAAAACTAAATACTAGTTTTGCTGGGTTATATACTGATTTGGATAGAGGGTTCACTCCAATTAATTTCGTCTTCCCAAATTTACCATTCTTGGCTCATTATAAGAAAAGAGATCATGCTCAAAGAACCATTTCGGATACTTATTTGAGTCTTATTAAGAAAAGACGTgctgaaaatgatattcaAGATAGAGATTTAATCGATactttaatgaaaaattctaCTTACAAAGATGGTGTCAAGATGACTGATAGAGAAATTgctaatttattaattggTGTCCTAATGGGTGGTCAACATACTTCTGCTGCGACTTCCGCTTGGGTTCTATTACATTTGGCTGAAAGACCTGATGTTCAACAAGAATTATATGACGAACAAATGCGTATTACAGAAAATGGTACAAAGGAATTGGATTATGAAACGCTAGAAAATATGCCTCTATTGAATCAAACTATTAAGGAAACTTTAAGGTTACATCATCCATTACATTCTCTTTTCAGAAAAGTTATCAGAGATATGCAAGTTCCAAATACTCCTTATGTTATTCCAAAAGGTTACCACGTCTTAGTCTCTCCGGGTTACACACATTTACAAGAACATTATTTCCCTGAACCAACTAAATTTAACATTCATCGTTGGGACAATGAcgcttcttcttcttactCAAATggtgatgaaattgattacGGGTTTGGTGCTATTACAAAAGGTGTTTCTTCTCCATATTTACCATTCGGCGGTGGTAGACATAGATGCATTGGGGAATTGTATGCTTATTGTCAATTAGATGTCATCATTAGTGAATTCATTAGACACATGAAATGGCGTTTTGCTGAAAAGGGTCAAACTGTACCAATCTCAGATTTCACTAGTATGGTCACTTTACCAACTGGTCCTGCAAAGATTATTTGGGAAAAAAGAGTTCcaaatgaaaaagtttaa